GTGGTCCGGTCGTCGCCGTCGCGCTGACTCAGCAGGGCGGCGGCGAGGGCGATCACCGCGAGGACGCCCACCGCGGCGAACGTCGCGATCAGCCAGGAGGACGCCTTACGCCGCCGCGGGTCGCCGACCCGGGCCGGCATCTGCCGGGTCTGCGGGGCGCCGGGGGCGCCCGCATAACCGGCGCCGGCCGGGGCGAGCTGCGTCGTCTCCTCCTGCGGCAGCACGGGGGTCGCCATCACCGGGCGGCCGGCAGCCGCGCGGAGCAGGTCGGCCCGCATCTCGCCGGCGCTCTGGTAGCGGTTGAGGGGGTTCTTCGACAGCGCCTTGAGCACGATCGCGTCGACCGCGGGGTTGACGTCCGGGTTGATGTCGCTCGGGGTCGGGGGCGCCTCCCGCACGTGCTGGTAGGCCACGCTGACCGGGCTGTCGCCGACGAACGGGGGATGCCCGCAGACCAGCTCGAAGAGCACGCAGCCGGCGGCGTAGACGTCGGAGCGGGCGTCGACCGCCTCGCCGCGCGCCTGCTCGGGCGAGAGGTACTGCGCCGTACCGATGACCGCACTGGTCTGCGTCATGGTGGTGGCGCCGCTGGCCAGCGCCCGCGCGATGCCGAAGTCCATCACCTTGACCTGGCCGGTCTGGGTCAGCATCACGTTGCCGGGCTTGATGTCGCGGTGGATGATGCCGTGCCGGTGGCTGAACTCCAGGGCCGCGCACATGTCGGCGCAGATCTCCAGCGCCCGGCGCGGCTGGAGCCGCCCCTCGACGCCCAGCACCTCCTTGAGGGTCCGCCCGTTGACGAACTCCATCACGATGAACGGCAGGGTCTCGCCGGTGGGCGCGGTCTCCTCGCCGGTGTCGTAGACCGCGACGATCGCCGGGTGGTTGAGGGACGCGGCGTTCTGCGCCTCCCTGCGGAACCGCATCTGGAAGGTGGCGTCCCGGGCGAGGTCGGTGCGGAGCATCTTGATCGCGACATCCCGACCGAGCCGGAGATCGCGACCGCGGTGCACCTCGGCCATACCGCCGTAGCCGAGCAGCTCGCCGACCTGGTACCTGCCACCGAGCAGGCGGGCCTGCGCTGTCATCGCGTCTGTCGTCCTTCGCTCGTCGTCTCGTCGCTGCCCGACCGGGGCAGTTCCTGTCGACGGTACGACGTTCCGGTCGGATCGTCGCGTCCGTCGGGCCACAGCGCGCCGGACGTCACCGTCCGCGAGGTGGCCGCACCCGACTTCGTGCCCTCCCGCAGGCTGTAGGAAATCACGCCGGAGCAGACGAGGACCAGTACGGCCACGAGGATGGCGAGAAACACCATCCCGGACCGGGACCGCTGCCCGCCCGGCTGGTGCGCCGGCGGGACGGCGTGTCCCGCGTACGGCATCGGGCGGGCCTGCGGCACGGGCGCCGCGCCGCGCGGGTAGCCGTTCGGTGCCATCTGCGGGTGGTGGACCGACGCGGCGGGCGCGACCGTGGTGGGGCGGTGCGGCGTGGCGGCCGGCCGGGGGTTCGCCGCGGGCGGCCGGTGGGCCGTCATGGGCGGACGCGGCGGCTGCGCGGCGACGTTCGGCGGCCGGTGGGGCGACACCGGCGGGCGCGGCGGCGGCACCTGGGCGCGGCCGGGCGGGGCGGCCGGCGACGCCGGGGCGGCGGAGATGGGCTGGCCGGCGGCCCGGGCCTGCTGGGAGAGCTGGGCCTTGAGCTGACGGGCCACCCCCGCCAGCGTGGCGGCGCTCGGCCAGCGTGCGGCCGGGTCCTTCGCCAGGGCCCGCTCGACCACCGCCCGGACCTGCGGCGGGATGTCGGCGGGCAGGGGGCGGGGGGCCTCGCGGACGTGCCGCATGGCGATCTCGAGGGGGTTGTCGCCCTCGAACGGGCGGCGGCCGGCGAGGCACTGGTAGGCCACCACGCCGAGCGCGTAGACGTCGGACGCGGGGGTGGCGACCCCGCCGGTGGCCTGCTCCGGGGAGATGTACGAGGCGGTGCCGAGCACCGAGCCGGCCGCGGTGAGCTGGGCGACCAGCTCCGACCGGGCGATGCCGAAGTCGGTGAGCACGAGGGTGCCGTTGGGCCGGACCAGCAGGTTGCCGGGCTTCACGTCCCGGTGCACGATGCCCTTCACGTGCGCCGCGTGCAGCGCGTCGGCGGCCTGGGCGACGAGCGCCATCGTGCGGGCCGGGGTGAGCCGGCCGACCCGGGACAGGCTGGCCGACAGCGCGTCGCCCTCGACGTACTCCATGACCAGGAAGGCGATCTGCTGGTCGTTGCCGAAGTCGTAGACGTCGACCACGCCGGGGTGGTTGATCGTGGCCATGGTGCGGGCCTCGCCCCGGAAGCGCTCGGCGAAGTCGGGGTCGTCGAGCAGCGCGGGGAGCAGGCTCTTGACGGCGACCGTACGGCCGAGCACCTGGTCGGTGCCGCGCCAGACGTCGCCCATGCCGCCGCTGGCGATCCGCTCGTCCAGGCGGTAGCGGTTGCCGAGCTGCACCCCGGGGCTGAGCATGTCAGCGGCCCCCGGGGTCGGCGATGGCGGCGCGCATGATCTGCCCGGCGATCCGGGCCGCCTCGGCGCTGCCGCCGGGGCCGGCCTGCTCCAGCACCACGCAGACCGCGGAGACCGGCGTGCCGTTCTTGTCCAGGGCGAAGCCGATGAACCAGCCGTGGTCGGGCCGGTCCGGCGCGGACTGGGCGGTGCCGGTCTTGCCGCCGACCGTGTAGCCCCTGAGCTGCGCGTTGGTGCCGGAACCGTTCTCGACCACGCTGACCATCATGTCGCGCAGGTCGTTGGCGACCTGGCCGCTGACCGGCTGCCGCAACTCCTTGGGCTTGGCGGTGTAGTAGCTGGTGGTGCGGTCGGGGGCGAGCAGTTGGCGGACCAGGTACGGCCGCATCTGGCTGCCGCCGTTGGCGACCGACGCGGCGATCATGGCGCCCTGGAGCGGGGTCATCCGCACGTCGCGCTGCCCGATGGAGGACTGGGCCAGCGCGGCCGGGTCGGCCCCGCCGTCGGCGTTCTGCATGCTGCCGGTCCGGCTCGCCGCCACCGGGTGGCCGCCCTCGTTGAGGTGGCCGACGGAGAGGTCCTCCTGCTCGAAGCCGAACTGCCGCGCCTTCTCCTTGATCTTGTCCGCGCCGAGCCGTACGCCCATCTGCGCGAAGCCCGTGTTGCACGACTCGGTCACCGCGTTGATCAGGGTCACCTCGTCCTCGGGGCAGATCGACGGGGCCGCGTTGCGGATCGGCGTGCCCGAGGTCGGCGGGGTCCAGCTGGGCCCGGCCGGGATCCTCGTCTGCTGCCCGACGCCGTTCTCCAGCGCCGCGGCGGCCACCACGATCTTGAAGGTGGAGCCCGGGGGCAGCACCTCGCCGAGGGCCCGGTTCTTCAGCGGGCCCGCCGGGTCCTGCTCCAGCTTGTTGTACGCGGCCGTGGCCTCGTTGGTGTTGTGGCTGACCAGCGGGTTGGGGTCGAAGCTGGGCATCGAGACCAGCGCCTGCACCGCCCCGGTACGCGGGTCGACGGCGATCGCCGCGCCCTTGGCGGCGTCGACCCGGTTGTTCCGCAACTGCTCAAACGCGGTGTTCTGGGCGCCCTTGGAGACCGTGAGCAGCACGTTGCCGCCGCCGGACTGGTCACCGGTGAACATGTCCTTGACCCGGTTGGCGATGAGCTGGTCGCTGGTGCCGGCCAGGAAGTCGTTCTCGAACTTCTCGATGCCGGTCTCGGCGAGGTTGACCGGCTTGTAGCCGAGCACGTGCGCGTACCTCGCCCCGCCCGGGTAGGCGCGCTGGAACTTCAGCTCGCCGTCGGTCTCCTTGCTGAGCGCGAAGGCGGTGCCGCCGGCCTCGATGTTGCCGCGCCGGCGCTCGTACTCGGCGACCTGGACCCGACCGTTGTAGTCGCTGGTGCGGTACTCGTCGGCCTTGTAGGCCTGGATCCAGTTCAGGTTCGCGAAGAGCAGGCCGAAGAGAACCATGACGACGATGCCGACGCGGCGCAGGGGTGCGTTCACGGCCTGATCACCTCCGTGGGTGCACCGTGCAGCTGCTCCGGCGGGCCGCCGGACGGTCGGGCCGCCTTGCCGCCGGCGCCGGTGACGGGCCGGCGGGCGCCGTCGGAGATCCGGAGCAGGACCGCGATGAGCAGCCAGTTCGCCATCAGCGAGGAACCGCCGGCGGAGAGGAACGGGGTGGTCTGGCCGGTCAGCGGGATGAGCTTGCTGATCCCGCCGACGATCACGAAGACCTGGAGCCCCAGGGTGAAGGCCAGGCCGCCGGCCAGCAGCTTGCCGAACGAGTCCCGCACCGCCAGCGCCGCCCGCAGCCCCCGCTCGACGATCAGCAGGTAGACCACGAGCAGCGCGGACAGGCCGAAGAGCCCGATCTCCTCACCGATGCCGGCGAAGATGAAGTCGTTCTGCACCTCGGGCAGCAGGCCCGGCTGGCCACCACCGGGGCCCGCGCCGAACAGGCCGCCCGTGCCGAGCGCGAGCAGGCCCTGCACGAGTTGGTAGCCGTCGTTGTACGGGTCGGCGAACGGGTCCAGCCAGATCTGCGCGCGCAGGTAGAAGTTGGCGAACGGCCCGCCGACCACTTCCCCGAGCACGTACGCCAGGTAGACGCCGCCGAAGAAGAGCACCAGACCGATGAGCAGCCAACTGACCCGTTCGGTGGCGATGTAGAGCGTCACCACGAACATGCCGAAGTAGAGCAGCGAGGTGCCGAGGTCCTTCTCGAAGACGAGGACCAGGACGCTGATCAGCCAGACCACGACCACCGGGCCGAGGTCGCGCCCGCGGGGGAAGTCGATGCCGAGGAACCGGCGGCTCGCCAGCGACAGCACCTCGCGCTTGCGCACCAGGTAGTAGGCGAAGAAGACCAGCAGGGCCAGCTTGGCGAACTCACCCGGCTGGATGGAGAAGCCCCCGACCCGGACCCACAGCTTCGCGCCGTTGATCTCGGAGAACCGGCTGGGCAGCACCGCCGGAATCATGACCAGCACGATGCCGGCCAGCCCCAGCGTGTACGCGTAGCGGGACACCGAGCGGTGGTCGCGCATGAGGGCGAGCAGGCCGGCGGCGAGGACGACCGAGGCGAGCGTCCAGGCCAGCTGCCGGCCGCCCGTCCCGGCGAAGATGGCCAGGTCCTCCCGCTCGGCGGGCGCCGCGCTGCCCAGGTCGAGCCGGCGCAGGAAGCCGACCCCGATCCCGTTGAGCAGGGCGACCGCCGGCAGCAGGGCCGGGTCGGCGAAGGGTGCCAGGAACCGGATCACCAGGTGCAGGCCGAGGAACACGGCGGTGAGCGCGGCGGCCGGCATCCAGAAGTCGGCCGTGACGGTGTCGAGCACCTTCGCCTCGACCATCGCCCCGTACGCGGCCACCAGCACCATGGCGACCAGCAGCAACGACAGCTCGGCGTTGCGCCGGGACCGGGCCAGGCGTACGCCGGGCTGCTCGCCCGTGGTGGCGGGCGAGGATGCCGGAATGGCCGCTGCGGTCACGGAACGTCCTCGGATCGAGCCGCGCCTACTCCGGCGACCGGCACGCGGCGGGGTCGAGCGCCGGCGAGTCGGTGTCGGAGGGCGGGGCGTCGGGCGTGGTGGTCGGCGCGGCCGGCGTGCTTGGCCGGCCGCTGACCGGGGCGCTCACACTCGCGCTGACGGTCGGAGCGGGCGACACCGGGGCGGTGGTCGGCGTCGGGGCGGTGGTGGCGGCCACGGCGCTCGGACTCGGGCTCGGCGGGCAGATGGGCTTCAGGTTCGGGTTCATCGGGTCGTCGCTGGTCAGCTCGGCCAGTCGACGCTCGGCGTCGGGCTCGCTCTTGGCCGGGATGCCCTGCTTGACCTGCTCCTGGGCGGCCAGCGTCAGGTCCTCCAGGTCCGCCGGGCTGGTGGAGTGCACCGTCGACAGGTCCATGCCGGCGATCTCGCCCTGGATGCCCCGGAACACCGCGACCTGGCCGTTCTCGGTCGCGCCGACGTAGTACTGCCGCTGGGTGTAGCTCCAGCCGCCGAAGACCGCGCCGCCGACGAGCACCAGCAACGCCACCGAGATCGCGGCGGCCCGTACCGGCCGACGCCGCGGGCGCTCCGACTCGTCGTCGGCACCGGCCGCCGGCTCCTCGGGAACGGGCGGGCGGGGCGCGGAGAGGGCGGACGCGCGGGCGGCCGGCGTGGACACGTCGGCGGAGGTCGCCATGCCCCGGTCCCGGGCGGCGGCGCCGCCGACGATCGGGCTCGCCTCGACGATGTCCTGGTCGGTGGCGTCCGCGATGATCACCGTGATGTTGTCCGGGCCGCCGCCGCGCAGGGCGAGCTGCACCAGCCGCTCGACGCACTGCTGCGGGTCGGTGTACTCACGCATCGTCTCGCCGATGGTGTCGGCGCTGACCACACCCGAGAGGCCGTCGCTGCAGATCAGGTAGCGGTCGCCGGGGAGCACCTGGCGGACGCTGTATTCCGGGTCGATGTCGCGGCCGTCGAGCGCCCGGGTGAGCAGCGAGCGCTGGGGGTGGCTGCTCGCCTCCTCGGCGCTGATGCGGCCCTCGTCGACGAGCATCTGGACGTACGTGTCGTCCTTGGTGATCTGCGCGAACTCGCCGTTGCGCAGGAGGTAGGCCCGCGAGTCACCGATGTGGACCATGCCCAGCTTGCTGCCGGAGAAGAGGGTCGCGGTGAGCGTGGTGCCCATCCCCTCCAGCTGGGGGTTGGCGTCCACGGTGTCGCGGAGCTGCTGGTTGGCGGTGCCCACGGCCGAACGCAACGCGTCGACGAGGGCGTCACCGGGGACGTCCTCGTCGAGCGGCGCCATGGCACCGATGACGATGTTGCTGGCGACGTCACCGGCGGCCATGCCGCCCATGCCGTCGGCGACGGCGAGAAGCCGCGGTCCGGCGTAGACGGAATCCTGATTACCGTCTCGGATCAGACCGCGGTCGCTGTGGGCCGCATAGCGCAGGGTCAGAGTCATGGCCGTAATTCGAGAGAAGTGCGGCCGATCCGGATCGGCACGCCGAGGGGGACGGGGGTTGGTCCGGTGACCTTAGCGCGATCCAGGTAGGTGCCGTTAGTCGAGCCGAGGTCCTCGACGAACCACTGGCCGTCGCGCGGCACCAGTCGGGCGTGCCGTGCCGAGGCGTAGTCGTCGGTGATGACGAGGGTGGAATCCTCCGCCCGGCCGATGGTGATCTGCGCTTCGCCGAGGGTGATCCGGGTCCCCGCCAGCTGACCGGCGGTCACCACGAGCTGGTGCGCCGCCCTGCCCCGCTTCGCCTTCGTCGGCTTCGCCGCCTGCCCGAGCGAGGCGCCGACGGCCCGGGGGGCGGCCACCAGCCGGCCCGACCGGGCGCCCGCGAAGAGGTCCCGGCGGATCACGCCGACCACGGTGAACACGAAGATCCACAGCAGGATGAGGAACCCGAACCGGGCGACGGTGATGACCAGTTCCGGCAAGGCGGGTCAGCCGTCCACGCGGAAGGTCAGCGTCGTGGTGCCGAGCTGGATCATGTCGCCGGGGTTGAGGGCGACGGCGGAGACCCGCTGGCCGTTGACCATGGTGCCGTTGGTCGACCCGAGATCGGTCAGCACGACCTGACCGCCGTCGAAGTCCAGCCGGGCGTGTCGCCGCGAGATCCCGACGTCGGGGAGGCGCAGGTTGGCCTGGTCGCCGCGGCCGATCACGGTCGAGCCCATCTGGAGGGGGTAGGTGCGCCCGTCGCCGGAGACCAGCCGCACGTTGCGGCCGCCGCCGTGGCCGGGCGGAGGACCGTAGCCGCCGCCCTGGTCGTACGCCGGGTAGGCGGGCGGGCCCGCGTCGTAGCCGGGCGCCGAGACCGGGGCGACCTCGCCGCCGGTGTAGACCTCGGCGGTGACCCGGAACATCCCCGTGTCCAGCCCCTCGCCGCGTTCGATCTCGACGATCACGTCGCCGTAGACCGTCCAGGCCTGCTCGCCGATGAACTCCGCCTGCGACTGGGCCAGCTCCTGGGCCAGCGCGGCGGCGTACGGCGCCAGACGACTGTGGTCGTAGGGCGAGAGATCGATCACGTAGCGGTTGGGCACCAGCGTGCGCCCACCGGCCAGGATCGCCTTGTGCGCCTCGGCCTCCCGCTGCATGGCGTTGAGGATCTCCACGGGGTGGACCACCCCTTTGAAGACCTTGGCGAAGGCCCCCTCGACCAGGCCTTCCAGACGCTTCTCGAAGCGTTGCAGCACGCTCACCGGCTCCTCCTCGGGTCCCGAGGACATGATGGTATCCGGCCGGCGCGCGCGCAGCTCACACGCCGCTCGGCCGTCTGACGGCGGCCCGTTCGGACGGGCCGATACTGCCGTGCTACTCTTTCGTCCGCCACGAACGGTAACCGCTCCTCGGACGGTAACCGATCGTCGCAACGACCACGGACCGGCTAGGATGTCCGAGGCCCGCTGGAGACAGCAGGTCCGGCACAGACTACAGTGTTCGAGGTCAGGCCACGGGGAAGTGGCGGAATGGCAGACGCGCACGGTTCAGGTCCGTGTGCCCGAAAGGGCGTGGGGGTTCAACTCCCCCCTTCCCCACCAATACGCGAGGGCTCCGCAGCGATGCGGGGCCCTCGCGCTGTATCGGGGCGTGCCGTACGTCACGCTATGCTCCGATGGTTTCTGCCTCCGATGGACCAGGAGTGGCGTGTGAGTGTCGCGTTCGTGACCGGGTCGGGCGGTCTGATCGGCTCCGAGGCGGTCCGGCACTTCGCCGGCCTCGGTCTCGAGGTCGTCGGCATCGACAACGACATGCGGCAGGAGTTCTTCGGCGCGGAGGCGTCCACCGCGTGGAACGTCCGCCGGCTGACCGACGAGCTGGGGTCCGCGTACTCGCACCACAGCATCGACATCCGCGACCGGGCCGCGCTGGCCAAGCTGTTCAAGCGGTACGGCACCGACGTCGCCGTGGTGATCCACACCGCCGCCCAGCCGTCGCACGACTGGGCGGTGCGCGACCCGTTCACCGACTTCGACGTGAACGCCGCCGGCACGCTCAACGTCCTGCAGAACGTGCGCGAGCACTGCGTCGAGGCGCCGCTCATCCACTGCTCCACCAACAAGGTCTACGGCGACCGGCCGAACAGCCTGCCGCTGGTCGAGCTGGAGTCCCGCTGGGAGATCGAGCCGGGGCACCCGTACGAGCAGGGCATCCGTGAGGACATGTCCATCGACGCCTGCCTGCACTCGATCTTCGGTGCCTCGAAGGTGGCGGCCGACGTCATGGTGCAGGAGTACGGCCGCTACTTCGGCATGCGGACGGCCTGCTTCCGGGGCGGGACCCTGACCGGCCCGGCGCACTCCGCGACGGAGCTGCACGGCTTCCTCGGCTACGTGATGCGCGCCAACATGGAGCGCCGCACCTACAAGATCTTCGGCTACCAGGGCAAGCAGGTCCGCGACGCCATCCACAGCTCGGACGTGGTCTCCGCGTTCGAGGCGTTCTTCCGCAACCCGCGCTCGGCGGCGGTCTACAACCTCGGCGGCGGCCGGCACTCGAACACCTCCAACCGCGAGGCGTTCGCGCTCGCCGAGCAGATCACCGGCCAGGAGATGATCACCGAGTACGTCGGAGCCAACCGGATCGGCGACCACAAGTGGTGGATCGGCTCGAACGAGGCCTTCCAGGCCGACTACCCCGAGTGGAAGCAGGTCTACGACGTGCCCATGATCATGCGGGAGATCTACGAGGCCAACGTGGACAAGTGGGTGCCGGGCGCATGACCGGCAAGGGCAAGCGGAACGTCCTCGGGGTCCTGGTCGACGCCACCGACTACGCCGCGGCGACCGAGCAGGTGGTGGCGGCCGCGCAGGAGCGCCGCCCGCTGGCGCTGACGGCGCTGGCCGTGCACGGCGTGATGACCGGGGTGCTCGACCCGGCGCACAACGCGCGGCTGAACTCCTTCGACGTGGTCACCCCCGACGGCCAGCCGGTGCGCTGGGCGCTCAACCTGCTGCACGGCGCGGGGCTGACCGACCGGGTCTACGGCCCCACCCTGACCCTGCACGTGCTCTCCCGGTTCGCCGACGAGGGGCTGCCGGTCTACCTCTACGGGTCGACCGAGGAGACCCTGGCCAGGCTGATTCCGGCGCTGGAGCGGATGTTCCCGGCGCTGAAGATCGCCGGGGTGGAGCCGTCCAAGTTCCGGGCGGTGCAGCCGGGCGAGGACGTGGAGATCGCCGACCGGATCCGGTCCAGCGGGGCCCGGCTCGTGCTGGTCGGGCTGGGCTGCCCGCGCCAGGAGGTCTTCACGTACGCCATGCGGCCGCTGCTGGACATGCCGATGATGGCGGTCGGGGCGGCCTTCGACTACCACGCCGGGCTGCTGCGCCAGCCGCCGCCGTGGATGCAGCGGGCCGGCCTGGAGTGGTTCTGGCGCCTCGGCCTGGAGCCGAAGCGGCTCTGGCGACGCTACGTGATCCTCAACCCGGCCTACCTGACCCGGCTCGCCGGGCAGAAGACGGGGCTGTGGAAGGCGCGGCCGCCGGCCCCGGCCACGGAGCGACCGGCGACCTTCGCCGTCTGATTACCGACAGACGCCGAGAGGGCCCCTTCCCACGCACGAGGCGGTGGGAAGGGGCCCTCTCGTCACTCCGTCAGAGGGTGAGGGTCCAGGTGTTCAGGTAGCCGGTGTCGCCCGTGTAGACGTCCCGCACCCGCAGCTGCCAGGTGCCGTTCGCCGCCTCGCTCGACAGGTTCGCCGTGTAGGTGGCGTTGATGTTGTCCGCGCCGTCGAAGAAGCTGCTGTTCTTCAGCCGGTAGGACGAGCCGTCCGGGGCGACCAGGTCGATGACGACGTCACCACGGTAGGTGTGCACGATGTTCACCGCGACGGTGGAGGCCGACGAGGCGTTACGGGCGCAGCCGGAGATGACGATCGAGCTGCTGGCCGTGACGCCGGTGTCCGGGATCGCGACGTCGGTGCCGTTGGTGCCGGAGCAGCTGCCGCCACCGGTGCCGGTGACCGTCAGCGAGTAGGTGGCGGTTTTGCTGCCCGAGGCCGCGGTGCCCGTCACGGTCACGGTGTAGGTGCCGGGCGGCGTGCTCGCCGAGGTGCTGATGGTCAGCGTCGAGGAACCGCCCGAGGTGACGGTGGCCGGGCTGAACGAGGCGGTCGCCCCGGACGGCAGCCCGCTGGCCGAGAGGCTCACCGACTGGGCGGAGCCGTTGGTCGTGGCGGTGCCGACCGTGGCGGTCACCGAGCCGCCCGGCGCGGTGGAGCCGGAGGTCGGCGAGACCGAGACCGAGAAGTCGTCGGTCGGCGGCGGGGTGTCGCCGTTGACGACGTAGAGCAGCTTGTTCGGCGAGCCGGTGCCGGGGTTGGTCACCACGTTGCTGGTCGCGTTGTTCACCAGGTAGTCGCGGACCTGCTGCGGCGTCCAGGTCGGGTTGGCGCTGGCCACCAGGGCCGCGGCGCCGACCACGTGCGGCGTCGCCATCGAGGTGCCGCTGATCGTGTTGGTCGAGGTGTCGTTGGTGTGCCACGCCGAGGTGATCGACGAGCCGGGCGCGAAGATGTCCAGGCAGGTGCCGATGTTGGAGAACGAGGACCGGGCGTCGGTGTTGGTCGTCGAGCCGACGGTGATGCCCTCGGCGGTCCGGGCGGGCGAGGTGTTGCAGGCGTTGCCGCCGGAGTCGTTGCCGGCCGCCAGGCCGTAGCTCACGCCGGAGTTGATGGAGTTGCGCACGGCGGTGTCGAGCGAGGCGTTCGCGCCGCCGCCGAGGCTCATGTTGGCCACGGCGGGCTTGACCGCGTTGGCGGTCACCCAGTCGACGCCGCCGATGACGCCGGCGTTCGTGCCGCTGCCCTGGCAGTTCAGCACCCGTACGCCGACCAGCTGGACGCCCTTGGCCACGCCGTACGCCGAACCGCCGACGGTGCCGGCGACGTGCGTGCCGTGCCCGTTGCAGTCGTCGGCCGAGCCGCCGTCGACGGCGTCGTAGCCGGAGACGGCCCGCCCACCGAAGTCGCTGTGGCTGAACCGGATGCCGGTGTCGATGATGTAGGCGTGCACGTTGCTCGCCGTGTTCGGGTACGTGTAGGAGCTGTTCAGCGGCAGGGCACGCTGGTCGATCCGGTCCAGTCCCCAGGAGGGCGGGTTGGTCTGGGTGCCGCTGATGGACACCGTGTGGTTCTGCTCGACGTACGCCACGGCGGGATCCGCGGCGATGCGGGCGGCGGCCCTGGCGTCGACCCGGACCTCGAAGCCGCGCAGGGCGGCGCCGTAGGTGCGGGCGACCGCGCCGCCGTGCCGGCTGACCAGCCGCTGCGCGGTGTCACCGACGCCGCTGCGGGCGACCGAGCTGTCCTTGAAGACGACGATGTAGCTGTCGGCCACGGCCGTGGCGCCGCCCGCGGCGCGGATCGTGCCCACCGGTTCGGCGGCCATGGCGGGCGTGGCGGTGGCCACCATGGCCAGCGCGGCCACCCCGACGAGTACGGACCTGCGTGGAAGACCCATCTTCTACTCCCTCCGACCGGCACCGACCGTCCAACTGTTCGAGACGAGTGAATCGATGAATGCCGATCAAGCTGAGGGTAGGGGGGCGCAATCAGGAATTCAAACATGTCGACTTCCCCATAACACCGGGAAGATGGCCCCTAGGGGAGGCGGCTGCGGGACGAACCGGGGA
The nucleotide sequence above comes from Micromonospora sp. M71_S20. Encoded proteins:
- the pknB gene encoding Stk1 family PASTA domain-containing Ser/Thr kinase, producing MTAQARLLGGRYQVGELLGYGGMAEVHRGRDLRLGRDVAIKMLRTDLARDATFQMRFRREAQNAASLNHPAIVAVYDTGEETAPTGETLPFIVMEFVNGRTLKEVLGVEGRLQPRRALEICADMCAALEFSHRHGIIHRDIKPGNVMLTQTGQVKVMDFGIARALASGATTMTQTSAVIGTAQYLSPEQARGEAVDARSDVYAAGCVLFELVCGHPPFVGDSPVSVAYQHVREAPPTPSDINPDVNPAVDAIVLKALSKNPLNRYQSAGEMRADLLRAAAGRPVMATPVLPQEETTQLAPAGAGYAGAPGAPQTRQMPARVGDPRRRKASSWLIATFAAVGVLAVIALAAALLSQRDGDDRTTVPTVTGLTQQEAFARIEQANLVPKEGDQVFGTCQKGQVVNQDPPANSPLEANRDVVVRVCGGVEMKTIPTDLVGSTYEGAKKRLEEAGFKVDKKEKDNAEKEGIVLEVSPEPGKQVAAKSTVTLTVSRGNVGKVPNVVGSSEDDAKEELDEAGYDVNVKQGREVPPDEAGQVTSQTPQAGSNLARGKTVTIVVTVPQAEPTPTDSASPTPSTTPTTPGDGGGGGFPFPTTPPTRLPER
- a CDS encoding serine/threonine-protein kinase, producing the protein MLSPGVQLGNRYRLDERIASGGMGDVWRGTDQVLGRTVAVKSLLPALLDDPDFAERFRGEARTMATINHPGVVDVYDFGNDQQIAFLVMEYVEGDALSASLSRVGRLTPARTMALVAQAADALHAAHVKGIVHRDVKPGNLLVRPNGTLVLTDFGIARSELVAQLTAAGSVLGTASYISPEQATGGVATPASDVYALGVVAYQCLAGRRPFEGDNPLEIAMRHVREAPRPLPADIPPQVRAVVERALAKDPAARWPSAATLAGVARQLKAQLSQQARAAGQPISAAPASPAAPPGRAQVPPPRPPVSPHRPPNVAAQPPRPPMTAHRPPAANPRPAATPHRPTTVAPAASVHHPQMAPNGYPRGAAPVPQARPMPYAGHAVPPAHQPGGQRSRSGMVFLAILVAVLVLVCSGVISYSLREGTKSGAATSRTVTSGALWPDGRDDPTGTSYRRQELPRSGSDETTSEGRQTR
- a CDS encoding penicillin-binding protein 2, coding for MNAPLRRVGIVVMVLFGLLFANLNWIQAYKADEYRTSDYNGRVQVAEYERRRGNIEAGGTAFALSKETDGELKFQRAYPGGARYAHVLGYKPVNLAETGIEKFENDFLAGTSDQLIANRVKDMFTGDQSGGGNVLLTVSKGAQNTAFEQLRNNRVDAAKGAAIAVDPRTGAVQALVSMPSFDPNPLVSHNTNEATAAYNKLEQDPAGPLKNRALGEVLPPGSTFKIVVAAAALENGVGQQTRIPAGPSWTPPTSGTPIRNAAPSICPEDEVTLINAVTESCNTGFAQMGVRLGADKIKEKARQFGFEQEDLSVGHLNEGGHPVAASRTGSMQNADGGADPAALAQSSIGQRDVRMTPLQGAMIAASVANGGSQMRPYLVRQLLAPDRTTSYYTAKPKELRQPVSGQVANDLRDMMVSVVENGSGTNAQLRGYTVGGKTGTAQSAPDRPDHGWFIGFALDKNGTPVSAVCVVLEQAGPGGSAEAARIAGQIMRAAIADPGGR
- a CDS encoding FtsW/RodA/SpoVE family cell cycle protein is translated as MTAAAIPASSPATTGEQPGVRLARSRRNAELSLLLVAMVLVAAYGAMVEAKVLDTVTADFWMPAAALTAVFLGLHLVIRFLAPFADPALLPAVALLNGIGVGFLRRLDLGSAAPAEREDLAIFAGTGGRQLAWTLASVVLAAGLLALMRDHRSVSRYAYTLGLAGIVLVMIPAVLPSRFSEINGAKLWVRVGGFSIQPGEFAKLALLVFFAYYLVRKREVLSLASRRFLGIDFPRGRDLGPVVVVWLISVLVLVFEKDLGTSLLYFGMFVVTLYIATERVSWLLIGLVLFFGGVYLAYVLGEVVGGPFANFYLRAQIWLDPFADPYNDGYQLVQGLLALGTGGLFGAGPGGGQPGLLPEVQNDFIFAGIGEEIGLFGLSALLVVYLLIVERGLRAALAVRDSFGKLLAGGLAFTLGLQVFVIVGGISKLIPLTGQTTPFLSAGGSSLMANWLLIAVLLRISDGARRPVTGAGGKAARPSGGPPEQLHGAPTEVIRP
- a CDS encoding PP2C family serine/threonine-protein phosphatase, which encodes MTLTLRYAAHSDRGLIRDGNQDSVYAGPRLLAVADGMGGMAAGDVASNIVIGAMAPLDEDVPGDALVDALRSAVGTANQQLRDTVDANPQLEGMGTTLTATLFSGSKLGMVHIGDSRAYLLRNGEFAQITKDDTYVQMLVDEGRISAEEASSHPQRSLLTRALDGRDIDPEYSVRQVLPGDRYLICSDGLSGVVSADTIGETMREYTDPQQCVERLVQLALRGGGPDNITVIIADATDQDIVEASPIVGGAAARDRGMATSADVSTPAARASALSAPRPPVPEEPAAGADDESERPRRRPVRAAAISVALLVLVGGAVFGGWSYTQRQYYVGATENGQVAVFRGIQGEIAGMDLSTVHSTSPADLEDLTLAAQEQVKQGIPAKSEPDAERRLAELTSDDPMNPNLKPICPPSPSPSAVAATTAPTPTTAPVSPAPTVSASVSAPVSGRPSTPAAPTTTPDAPPSDTDSPALDPAACRSPE
- a CDS encoding FHA domain-containing protein; translation: MPELVITVARFGFLILLWIFVFTVVGVIRRDLFAGARSGRLVAAPRAVGASLGQAAKPTKAKRGRAAHQLVVTAGQLAGTRITLGEAQITIGRAEDSTLVITDDYASARHARLVPRDGQWFVEDLGSTNGTYLDRAKVTGPTPVPLGVPIRIGRTSLELRP
- a CDS encoding DUF3662 and FHA domain-containing protein, coding for MSSGPEEEPVSVLQRFEKRLEGLVEGAFAKVFKGVVHPVEILNAMQREAEAHKAILAGGRTLVPNRYVIDLSPYDHSRLAPYAAALAQELAQSQAEFIGEQAWTVYGDVIVEIERGEGLDTGMFRVTAEVYTGGEVAPVSAPGYDAGPPAYPAYDQGGGYGPPPGHGGGRNVRLVSGDGRTYPLQMGSTVIGRGDQANLRLPDVGISRRHARLDFDGGQVVLTDLGSTNGTMVNGQRVSAVALNPGDMIQLGTTTLTFRVDG